One Leishmania major strain Friedlin complete genome, chromosome 5 DNA segment encodes these proteins:
- a CDS encoding putative CYC2-like cyclin codes for MDCVETCPPHHRRSSQLSHRPPTSAVGGSNGISGGVGASGSCNVRRACAAVSAARSTDRIHSAFPTYAESLQQPPQPSTTTATSATAARASSFTQEKHHQCCPDASAAITVPPEPQQQCQHVKRLSPSTCSGSASNLTILLHSNTNASVTSAATDSSEHSTPLSGVSLHQQQAHRVRAQRVVDEANHLYSNPCSSLQPSLDSRSSSRAPDNEDDEVAADDALSAAFVGGTAVAGNDDDQQQQHRRHSDDLLQRHRVRCSAPSSKRPRQPLRDPSSPPLPPQQPQPQADLKDEERTHPHHRCGAAMHIPDPSTFADPSSSSRHRPTTKTATASTSKDGTDPGGPSTGCNGHTMTQLHQCRGGSGNPNGDGNRARTLDDVEHREDQEVWRTLHPPQHLRRHGGERDEDNHGPRAATAAMTIAPGGGAAVTSMSSARLSAPDATPVVPPPKRFATGEGEAVALDERRYTSSSTTTTAAAASAILEEGEDDEGERASPSHVTATTDKNREKEASSVSRRALQQQQQQQQRDSRTRRARVAGASRGNCVSSSSSSSSGVLPSRRHANDSVTAGIPYDPSRFPLPSQPLNLAAPVTAAVATAAHRTASEPASDGPRRSPSQPSCATPPDAQQQQQQQQQEEEEAPQAAGASGSATLAPARPPIKLIETRYAFLALSFMMRMLCKLHKGEPIPSSDFHSHCIPPMTVTMYVQRLVRYCACSGEALLCSFLLLLKYVFHSGHPVTIYNAHRLLITSIVLGIKLRDDVYYSNVYYGRIGGISGREMNKLELLFLEKLEWETQVHVYEYMALLDLLAELGIDAEPTNAQLEAFAAAHPDEAAAYVSDEEDGEIAEASAKLQQQGADSAAGSSMKDAAASATALPAAEQQRLKVLRGAYRLHQWHTLVVPWLARLEHCVFAKAEENAVAAAAARKEEGLRWQQYHREDEKAAALRHQRPSSASTWLSPLSVQKRATSSATTAAAAAATAGAAWASEPPYQASWSHRDGSNVPHRSSSGALGAGGGGVHSTATSSSGGNSGFDSVRYNNFMNFANNANGGCFGSLSAAASASAAAAAPTAVSQGSRLASSGQSNSHSGSATLDWSASPPSSGQCPSQQKHAVSGPAPFSYYYQGTDVARPSAQVRHHTAASASAHFDITNRVAASVAAVSTSADAGAESHQHAASTQQQQLPPVAGTTVQLTSPSSSTTRGSGINVNAQPYYYVSSRMRKQQQQQAAAASPASVDPSVTRPGSDLAVAGTTSTRTPATAVGTDDTVAAVQRAPLSTLEGGSDARSPGSSFTSPACVNSLARFSTYARTTTDSVAGHASQPSGFRSGIETVVSAMKMSGIYGGSGGGGNNGNSTSRSSAHPHTFPSRPIARSGADGGSGGEQATLARVPRRSPHADHQAPVHRRSTFASQHSLGKKRSKPDSYKDY; via the coding sequence ATGGACTGCGTAGAAACCTGCCCGCCGCATCATCGACGCTCGTCCCAGCTCTCGCATCGTCCGCCAACGTCTGCCGTCGGAGGCAGCAACGGCATCAGCGGTGGTGTTGGCGCTAGCGGCTCCTGCAACGTTcgtcgcgcgtgtgccgccgtgTCTGCCGCGCGCTCGACAGATCGCATCCATTCAGCTTTTCCTACATACGCAGAGTCGCTGCAGCAaccaccgcagccgtcaacaacaacggcgacgtctgccactgcggcgcgtgcgtcgTCGTTTACGCAAGAGAAACACCACCAGTGCTGCCCagacgccagcgctgcgATCACCGTGCCTCcagagccgcagcagcagtgccagcACGTGAAGCGCCTCTCCcccagcacctgcagcggtaGCGCGTCGAACCTGACTATTTTGCTTCACTCCAACACCAACGCCAGCGTCACGTCAGCGGCGACGGACAGCTCGGAGCACTCTACGCCCCTCTCCGGGGTCTCCCTCCATCAGCAACAGGCGCATCGAGTCCGCGCCCAacgtgtcgtcgacgaggcAAATCACCTTTACTCGAATCCCTGCTCTTCCCTGCAGCCGTCGCTGGACTCGCGCTCGAGcagccgcgcccccgacaaCGAGGACGACGAAGTAGCTGCCGACGACGCCCTCAGTGCCGCTTTCGTGGGCGGAACCGCCGTGGCtggcaacgacgacgaccagcagcagcaacaccgtcGCCACAGCGACGATCTcttgcagcggcaccgcgtcAGATGTAGCGCGCCATCCAGCAAGCGTCCAAGACAGCCTCTGCGGGAtccgtcgtcgccaccgctcccaccgcagcagccgcagccgcaggcaGACTTGAAGGACGAGGAGCGAACGCATCCGcatcaccgctgcggcgccgccatgcACATCCCCGACCCCTCCACGTTTGCAgacccctcctcttcctcgcgaCACAGGCCGACCACGAAGACGGCAACGGCGAGCACGAGCAAGGATGGCACCGACCCGGGAGGCCCTAGCACTGGCTGCAACGGCCACACCATGACCCAGCTTCACCAgtgccgtggcggcagcggtaaCCCGAACGGCGACGGCaaccgcgcgcgcacgctcgaCGATGTCGAGCACAGAGAAGATCAAGAGGTGTGGCGCACCCTGCACCCGCCGCAGCATCTTCGGCGTCATGGAGGGGAACGGGACGAAGATAACCACGGCCCCCgagccgccactgccgccatgACTATCGCccccggtggcggcgccgccgtcacatCCATGAGCTCCGCCCGCCTCTCCGCGCCAGACGCCacgccggtggtgccgccgcccaAGCGCTTCGCCACCGGAGAGGGTGAGGCAGTGGCGCTCGACGAGCGTCGCTACAcctccagctccaccaccactaccgcggccgctgcctccgcgaTCCTCGAGGAGGGtgaggacgacgagggcgagcgtgcgtcgccgtcgcatgtcaccgccaccactgaCAAGAACCGCGAAAAAGAAGCATCGTCTGTCTCCCGTCGCGcattgcagcagcagcagcagcagcagcagcgcgacagTCGCACTCGGAGGGCGCGTGTCGCGGGTGCGAGCAGAGGCAACTGTGttagcagcagcagcagcagcagtagtgGCGTGTTGCCCAGTCGGCGGCACGCCAACGACAGCGTCACGGCTGGCATCCCGTACGACCCGTCCCGCTTCCCTCTGCCGTCCCAGCCGCTGAATCTGGCGGCCCCTGTCACGGCAGCCGTAGCAACGGCAGCCCACAGGACCGCGTCCGAGCCCGCGTCTGACGGCCCGCGGAGAAGCCCGAGCCAGCCTAGCTGCGCTACTCCGCcagacgcgcagcagcagcagcagcagcagcagcaggaggaggaggaggccccgcaggcagcaggtgccagcggcagcgccaccctCGCACCGGCACGCCCGCCAATCAAGCTGATCGAAACTCGCTACGCCTTTCTTGCCCTCTCCTTCATGATGCGCATGCTGTGCAAGCTGCACAAGGGCGAGCCGATCCCGTCCAGCGACTTCCACTCCCACTGCATACCGCCGATGACGGTGACCATGtacgtgcagcggctggtgcggtactgcgcgtgcagcggcgaggcgctcCTCTGCTCATTTTTACTTCTGCTCAAGTACGTCTTTCACAGCGGGCACCCTGTTACCATCTACAACGCACATCGTCTACTCATCACTAGCATCGTGCTCGGCATCAAGCTGCGCGACGACGTGTACTACAGCAACGTCTACTACGGCCGCATCGGCGGCATCAGCGGACGCGAGATGAATAAGCTAGAGCTGCTTTTCCTCGAGAAGCTGGAGTGGGAGACGCAGGTGCACGTGTACGAGTACATGGCGCTGCTAGATCTGCTCGCGGAGCTCGGCATTGATGCGGAGCCGACCAACGCGCAGCTCGAAGCCtttgcggcggcgcacccgGATGAAGCCGCCGCGTACGTGtcggacgaggaggatggcgAAATCGCCGAGGCAAGcgcgaagctgcagcagcaaggcGCCGACTCGGCCGCCGGCTCGTCCATgaaggacgccgccgccagtgccACCGCCCTGCccgcggcggagcagcagcgcctgaaGGTCCTGCGGGGCGCCTACCGGCTGCATCAGTGGCACACGCTGGTGGTGCCGTGGCTGGCGCGCCTGGAGCACTGCGTGTTTGCCAAGGCAGAGGAAAATGctgtcgccgcagccgcggcccggaaggaggagggtcTGCGCTGGCAGCAGTACCACCGCGAGGATGAGAaggccgcagcgctgcggcatcAGCGGCCGTCCTCGGCAAGTACGTGGTTATCGCCCTTGTCCGTGCAGAAGCGTGCCACGAGCAgtgccaccactgccgcagccgctgctgccacggcggGGGCGGCCTGGGCCTCCGAGCCTCCGTACCAGGCCTCTTGGTCccaccgcgacggcagcaaTGTGCCGCACCGTAGCTCGAGCGGCGCACTGGGGgcgggcggtggcggtgtccATTCCACCGccacaagcagcagcggcggtaaCAGCGGCTTCGACAGTGTGCGCTACAACAACTTTATGAACTTCGCGAACAACGCTAACGGGGGCTGCTTTGGCagcctctccgccgccgcgtctgcctcggcggcagcagcggcgcccacGGCGGTGAGCCAAGGCAGCCGGCTCGCCAGCTCTGGCCAAAGCAAtagccacagcggcagcgcaacgcTCGACTggtctgcgtcgccgccctcgtcggGTCAGTGCCCTAGTCAGCAGAAGCACGCCGTCTCTGGCCCTGCGCCGTTCTCATACTACTACCAGGGCACCGACGTCGCTCGCCCGTCGGCACAAGTGCGACACCACACCGCAGCCTCCGCTTCCGCTCACTTCGACATCACGAACCGCGTAGCAGCgtccgtggcggcggtgtcgaccTCGGCGGATGCTGGTGCGGAGTCGCACCAGCACGCTGCATCaacacagcaacagcaactGCCGCCTGTGGCTGGCACGACCGTGCAGCTCacgtcaccgtcgtcgtccacCACCCGTGGAAGCGGCATCAACGTCAACGCCCAGCCGTACTACTACGTTAGCAGCCGTAtgcgcaagcagcagcagcagcaagcggcagcagcgtcgccggcTTCCGTAGACCCATCAGTTACCCGCCCGGGTAGCGACTTGGCAGTCGCTGGTacgacgtcgacgaggacgccagcGACTGCGGTAGGCACTGATGACACTGTGGCTGCCGTGCAGCGTGCGCCGTTGTCCACCCtcgaaggcggcagcgatgcgcgCTCACCAGGCTCGTCGTTCACGAGCCCGGCGTGTGTCAACTCGCTGGCGCGCTTCAGCACGTACGcaaggacgacgacggaCAGTGTGGCAGGTCATGCGTCGCAGCCGAGCGGCttccgcagcggcatcgagACTGTCGTGTCGGCGATGAAGATGTCTGGCATttacggcggcagcggcggcggcggcaacaacggTAACAGTACGAGCAGGAGTAGCGCGCACCCCCACACCTTCCCATCGCGGCCCATCGCCAGGTCAGGTgcggacggcggcagcggcggcgagcaggCGACTTTGGCGCGCGTGCCACGGCGGTCTCCGCACGCGGATCACCAGGCGCCggtgcaccgccgctccACCTTCGCGTCGCAGCACTCACTCGGCAAGAAGCGCTCAAAGCCTGACAGCTACAAGGACTACTGA
- a CDS encoding phophatase-like protein: MPARPQPQPQQRRRRHPHRPPSKQLLQIREEGGSSYADSKTTSPFLYDTPSWSSRTSPSATAAIDGRAGGAGGTDSVDRGSGAEMTSTGDSDDNGGDNNEAKRIAAKLSRARHSPQHPRQSRCYLRMSPRVTSARKAKSGDRRRASSSGSGLDRAAAAAVRSSATSLVRSLQAPMTSSSAVLGGHVTYYGPLSSRSLCESDGIEADTQNSKSDCGGSDGGTAFAIPGSANDDVRRTTAGCKPETAVSCNGDSGSRAYASSSPPSITVTASTTPLTYAAVASSSLHGKRLPQSRVSFSQWRKRLCCGSASMPNTIDGANTTPGTSSRAAAAFLNTFPSAPLTLTTPLAATTASTPRATGKSTSTRAPSVDGDGNAADDGDGKTSMPSGDEHDCTSARPQHLSVSAVMPPLPPSVHRHKPTHLILQLPHAPPPQQARNGPDSDEDMASSSSPRNVGTPGIAATTNELPSPVALPSKSNGTATAAAAPSLSLSASEVASATGVRMPGVQTGTQQHRQQLNALIPVMSPSYTAFGPATPTRGGAKSSSRPKVSATAAAAAGKGMRRVPSAASFFSAAEILPGLFLGAYVDATDTEALAAHGISLVINCSYECPVTSAMVNNSHHVRYAQCPLRDHSDEAIAPFFTPVTRIIHEQLHRRQINHQRMARRAATSAPGVHVNDFEDREMQGGMLWAWADEAENVWVVPPSLVSPRLPVGGQPSFKESKRETPRTPSSTQGLGARFGDGAGCSSTTTSCSPSPSPGGNATFPPLAAEAPGATTAAAAAAPGSAGMPSAKQNGSNGRTNALFNTAPAPAFTAATSFTATTAPPPDAAAITALPASSSAPSPLTVVDPRDCGGVLVCCRMGVSRSATFIIAYLILYGCTLAPLDDTASLFVHFLERERRIIEEAGGLTFFTDNNGGVSTTSSPALATAPACPGSGSRCVNGALASHGSPGVNGVQPFVQNLLAPNSPRTLRRSAMIPVSSPLSLGGGCVAGSLTTPLSGNASTMSQQRLPTGSPTTHIELASRLCQPCYLLHLRERRLQQKTQRRLLISGQQQLKEQRDEVQQMVALSASCMAARKVGQGCGWMGSVEDNSNFGDSSSAVASGRSDGGHQEEQQQQHRHVLCALPSSAPVTSYRSARGSRAMTLLEAAYADERVHADDGVDEEGNRQQEDGSRMAVGQRSESLAVVSTTATPTLKRDTQKVRSNSPTHKVCVAAAEAAPTTPDYSAVADERRGDGENVYETPLSPAEQEQVPLLSPCAILPTQPPMKGRPPSDLNASAGTLLGVSFTSSGGGGGSGSAFGGAAPAMTYREAFDVAKRQKADVNPNIGFVLALRELAGGGGDFSFSTSF, from the coding sequence ATGCCGGCACgaccgcagccgcagccgcagcagcggcggcggcggcacccgcaccgGCCACCGTCGAAGCAACTTCTCCAGATAcgcgaggagggaggcagcagcTACGCAGATTCGAAAACTACTTCTCCGTTTCTCTACGACACGCCGTCCTGGTCGTCGCGGACCTCGCCGTCCGCCACAGCTGCAATCGATGggcgcgccggcggtgccggtggcacAGACAGTGTCGATCGCGGCAGTGGTGCGGAGATGACTAGcaccggcgacagcgacgacaacggcggGGACAACAATGAAGCTAAAAGGATAGCGGCGAAGCTGTCAAGGGCACGGCACTCGCCGCAACACCCGCGGCAGTCCCGTTGCTACTTGCGCATGAGCCCACGCGTCACGTCAGCGCGCAAGGCGAAGAGTGGCGACCGGAGgcgtgcctccagctccggcagcggccttgaccgcgccgcagcggcggctgtgcggtcctccgccacctctcTTGTTAGGTCTCTGCAGGCGCCGATGACGTCATCATCTGCAGTGCTGGGTGGCCATGTCACCTACTACGGCCCCCTGTCCTCGCGCAGCCTCTGTGAGTCGGACGGCATCGAGGCCGACACGCAGAACAGCAAGAGCGACTGCGGTGGCAGTGATGGCGGTACCGCGTTTGCGATTCCCGGTAGCGCCAATGATGATGTGCGGCGGACGACGGCCGGCTGCAAGCCGGAGACGGCGGTGAGCTGTAACGGCGACAGTGGCTCTAGGGCGTACGCATCGTCTTCGCCTCCGAGTATCACCGTGACGGCGAGCACGACCCCACTGACATACGCGGCAGTGGCCTCGTCGTCACTGCACGGCAAGCGACTGCCTCAGTCCCGCGTCAGCTTTAGCCAGTGGCGCAAGCGTCtatgctgcggcagcgcctccatgCCAAATACCATCGATGGTGCCAACACCACGCCTGGCACGTCCtccagagcagcggcggccttcCTGAACACCTTCCCCAGCGCTCCGCTGACGCTGACGACTCCCTTGGCAGCCACGACGGCGAGCACGCCGCGTGCGACAGGCAAGAGCACATCGACAAGAGCGCCTTCCgtggacggcgacggcaacgcAGCTGATGACGGTGACGGCAAAACGAGCATGCCAAGCGGCGACGAGCACGACTGCACGAGCGCTAGGCCACAACACCTGTCGGTGAGCGCCGTCATGCCGCCCTTGCCTCCATCGGTGCACCGCCACAAGCCAACGCACCTGATACTGCAGTTGCCCCAcgccccaccaccgcagcaggcgcgcaaCGGTCCGGACTCGGACGAGGATATGGCATCCAGCAGCTCTCCACGCAATGTCGGCACTCCTGGTATAGCCGCAACTACCAATGAGCTGCCATCGCCCGTGGCGCTTCCATCGAAGAGCAACGgcacggccaccgccgctgcggcgccatctctgtctctctctgcatcAGAAGTGGCGTCCGCGACGGGTGTGCGCATGCCTGGCGTACAGACAGgcacacagcagcaccggcagcagtTGAACGCCCTGATACCAGTCATGTCGCCATCGTATACGGCCTTCGGCCCCGCGACCCCGACGCGTGGAGGCGCCAAAAGTAGCTCGCGCCCCAAAgtctccgccaccgccgcggcggcagccggcaAAGGCATGCGCCGTGTCCCGTCTGCGGCCTCCTTCTTCAGCGCGGCGGAGATACTGCCCGGGCTCTTCCTCGGCGCCTACGTTGACGCCACCGacacggaggcgctggccGCGCACGGTATTTCGCTGGTCATCAACTGCTCGTACGAGTGCCCTGTGACGTCAGCGATGGTGAACAACAGCCATCACGTCCGCTACGCTCAGTGTCCGCTGCGCGACCATTCTGACGAGGCCATCGCACCCTTCTTCACGCCTGTCACCCGCATCATCCACGAGCAGTTGCACCGCCGGCAAATAAATCATCAGCGCATGGCCCGCCGTGCCGCGACGAGCGCGCCGGGTGTCCATGTGAACGACTTCGAGGATCGCGAAATGCAGGGGGGCATGCTTTGGGCCTgggcggacgaggcggagaacGTGTGGGTGGTCCCTCCGTCGCTTGTGTCGCCGCGACTGCCGGTGGGTGGGCAGCCATCGTTCAAGGAGAGCAAGCGAGAGACTCCCCGCACACCGTCCTCGACGCAGGGGCTCGGTGCGCGCTTCGGTGATGGTGccgggtgcagcagcaccacaacCTCGTGCTCTCCGTCGCCGAGTCCGGGCGGCAACGCTACCTTCCCGCCCTTGGCCGCCGAAGCTCCTGGTGCTaccacggctgctgccgctgctgctcctggaTCGGCGGGCATGCCTTCGGCCAAGCAGAATGGCAGCAACGGCCGCACAAATGCGTTGTTCAACacggcgcctgcgccagccttcaccgcggcgacgagcTTCACGGCAACCACCGCACCCCCACCAGACGCAGCTGCCATCACCGCACTCcccgcgtcgtcgtcggcgccgtcgccgctcacCGTCGTTGACCCACGCGACTGCGGTggcgtgctcgtgtgctGCCGCATGGGTGtgagccgcagcgccaccttCATCATTGCCTACCTCATCCTCTACGGATGCACACTAGCACCGCTAGACGACACCGCCTCGCTCTTCGTGCACTTCCTcgagcgagagcgccgcaTCATCGAAGAGGCAGGCGGGCTCACGTTCTTCACGGACAACAACGGAGGCGTCTCCACCACATCATCCCCGGCcctggcgacggcgccggcgtgcccggggagcggcagcaggtgtGTGAACGGGGCCCTCGCCTCGCACGGAAGTCCGGGCGTGAATGGTGTCCAGCCATTCGTACAGAACCTCTTGGCGCCAAACTCACCGCGGACGCTCAGGCGCTCTGCTATGATACCTGTGTCGTCGCCACTTTCCCTCGGTGGTGGGTGCGTTGCCGGCTCCCTCACAACCCCTCTGAGTGGGAACGCCTCAACAatgtcgcagcagcggcttccCACGGGGTCGCCCACCACCCACATCGAGCTCGCCTCGCGCTTGTGCCAGCCGTGCTACTTGTTGCATctgcgagagcggcggctgcagcagaagACTCAGCGGCGGCTCCTTATCagcgggcagcagcagctgaaagAGCAACGCGATGAGGTGCAGCAGATGGTGGCGTTGTCGGCGTCGTGCATGGCCGCGAGAAAGGTGGGGCAAGGGTGCGGGTGGATGGGCAGTGTCGAAGATAATTCGAACTTTGGAGACAGTAGCAGCGCTGTGGCaagcggccgcagcgacggcggacaccaagaggagcagcagcagcagcatcgccatGTCCTCTgcgcgttgccgtcgtcggcgccggtgaCCTCGtaccgcagcgcgcgcgggaGTCGTGCGatgacgctgctggaggcggcgtaCGCCGACGAACGCGTTCATGCGGATGACGgggtggacgaggaggggaaTCGGCAGCAGGAGGATGGTTCGCGAATGGCTGTTGGGCAGAGATCGGAAAGCCTTGCTGTGGTTAGTACAACCGCCACGCCAACGCTGAAGAGGGACACCCAGAAGGTGCGAAGCAACTCCCCAACACACAAGGTGTGCGTCGCGGCCGCAGAGGCCGCCCCCACCACACCTGATtacagcgccgtcgccgacgagcgccgaggcgacggcgagaaCGTATACGAAACACCTCTGTCGCCCGCTGAGCAGGAGCAGGTGCCGTTGCTCTCGCCCTGCGCGATTCTCCCCACACAGCCGCCGATGAAGGGACGCCCCCCCAGCGACCTGAACGCCAGCGCGGGCACTTTGCTGGGCGTCAGCTTtaccagcagcggcggcggcggcggaagtgGGAGCGCCTtcggaggcgcagcgccggcgatgaCGTACCGCGAGGCTTTCGATGTGGCGAAGCGGCAGAAGGCCGATGTCAACCCGAACATCGGCTTCGTcttggcgctgcgcgagctcgccggcggcggcggtgactTCAGCTTCAGTACGTCCTTCTAA